From a region of the Theobroma cacao cultivar B97-61/B2 chromosome 8, Criollo_cocoa_genome_V2, whole genome shotgun sequence genome:
- the LOC18591459 gene encoding jacalin-related lectin 3 isoform X1 has translation MSLEDDNKPISVGPWGGQGGSSWDDGVYFTVRQLVIAHGSGIDSIQIEYDNKGNSIWSKKHGGGGGSMTDKVKLDYPDEFLTSVHGYYGILHERGPILVRSLTFFSNRKAYGPYGIEQGTSFSMTRGKIVGFHGRCGCFLDAIGTHSKPFSKLNPSKTIVHAQSFVADGAEKVGYSLIQGSVGEKYDIVLAVRQRDAYGNPLPRQLSRQSSSSSDDSSDVETRSKVSFRTPEKVPSKLPEGVLSYGPWGGNGGAKFDDGTYTGIRQITLSRNVGIVWIKACYDRDGQAVWGSKHGGTGGFKTDRIIFDYPSEILTHITGTFGPLMYMGPNVIKSLTFHTNKGKHGPYGDEQGPSFTNKMNEGRIIGFHGREGLFLDAVGVYVMEGKVPPPRPSISQAIIQSERSIAEIDNSPWSNKLVLARRGPVEEVACGVVKEPAPCGPGPWGGEGGRPWDDGVFSGIKQIFVTKSEAICSIQIEYDRNGQSVWSVKHGGHGGTTTHRVKLDHPHEVLICISGYYGPINNEEKSKVVRSLTFYSSRGKYGPFGEEIGTYFTSTTTEGKVVGFHGRNSSYLDAIGVHMQHWLGNQRTSRMSLFKIFS, from the exons ATG AGTCTTGAGGACGATAACAAACCGATATCAGTTGGGCCATGGGGAGGCCAAGGCGGGTCTTCTTGGGATGATGGAGTATACTTCACAGTAAGGCAACTGGTGATAGCTCATGGATCGGGCATTGACTCTATCCAGattgagtatgataataaagGGAACTCTATTTGGTCAAAGAAGCATGGGGGAGGTGGAGGATCTATGACAGATAAG GTCAAACTTGATTACCCAGATGAGTTTCTTACTTCAGTTCATGGATACTATGGTATCCTACATGAACGAGGACCAATTCTTGTTCGATCTCTCACTTTCTTTAGCAACAGGAAAGCATATGGACCCTATGGTATTGAACAAGGAACTAGTTTTTCAATGACCAGGGGCAAGATTGTTGGATTTCATGGCAGGTGTGGATGCTTTTTGGATGCAATCGGAACCCATTCAAAGCCTTTCTCAAAACTGAACCCCTCAAAGACTATCGTTCATGCCCAAAGTTTTGTTGCGGATGGGGCTGAGAAAGTTGGCTATTCATTGATTCAAGGAAGTGTTGGAGAGAAGTACGATATAGTTCTTGCTGTAAGACAGAGGGATGCATATGGGAATCCCCTGCCAAGGCAGCTCTCAAGGCAATCTTCTAGTAGCTCTGATGATTCAAGTGATGTAGAAACCAGAAGCAAG GTTTCATTTCGGACTCCTGAGAAAGTGCCTTCAAAACTACCAGAAGGTGTGCTATCTTATGGACCCTGGGGTGGCAATGGTGGAGCCAAGTTTGATGATGGAACCTACACCGGTATAAGGCAAATTACTTTATCACGCAACGTTGGAATTGTGTGGATAAAGGCTTGCTATGATCGTGATGGGCAAGCAGTATGGGGAAGCAAACATGGAGGGACTGGAGGATTCAAAACTGACAGG ATAATCTTTGATTATCCATCAGAAATTTTGACACACATCACAGGAACCTTCGGGCCTTTAATGTACATGGGGCCTAATGTGATCAAGTCACTTACATTCCACACCAACAAAGGAAAGCATGGGCCATATGGAGATGAACAAGGACCCTCTTTCACGAACAAAATGAATGAAGGCAGGATCATTGGATTCCATGGCAGAGAGGGTTTATTCCTGGATGCTGTTGGTGTATACGTAATGGAAGGGAAAGTACCACCTCCGAGGCCATCTATTTCCCAAGCAATCATCCAAAGTGAAAGGTCTATAGCTGAGATAGACAATTCTCCATGGTCTAACAAACTGGTACTAGCAAGGAGAGGACCAGTTGAAGAG GTTGCTTGTGGTGTGGTAAAAGAACCAGCACCGTGCGGACCTGGTCCCTGGGGAGGGGAGGGAGGGAGACCATGGGACGATGGAGTATTTTCAGGGATTAAGCAAATATTTGTCACCAAATCTGAAGCTATTTGCTCAATACAGATCGAGTATGATCGAAATGGACAATCTGTTTGGTCTGTAAAACATGGAGGTCATGGAGGAACCACCACACATCGG GTGAAATTGGATCACCCGCACGAGGTACTCATTTGCATATCTGGCTATTATGGCCCCATAAACAATGAAGAGAAGTCCAAAGTTGTCAGgtcattaacattttatagcaGCAGAGGCAAGTATGGTCCATTTGGTGAAGAGATAGGCACATATTTCACTTCAACCACAACAGAAGGGAAGGTGGTGGGATTCCATGGCAGGAACAGCTCTTACTTGGATGCTATCGGGGTCCACATGCAGCATTGGCTAGGAAATCAAAGAACCTCAAGGATGTCtctcttcaaaattttcagttgA
- the LOC18591459 gene encoding pentatricopeptide repeat-containing protein At1g19720 isoform X2 produces MENLMIPCTSKPPVIIPTKHENLSEFSQTPTKLAFSNTKKTNNPKISDSHLNYLSRNGRLTEAITALDSIAQSGSQVRANTFINLLQACIDFGSLELGRKLHARVHLVKESDPFVETKLVSMYAKCGSFVDARKVFDKMKERNLYAWSAMIGACSRELRWKEVVELFFLMMEDGVLPDEILFPKFLQACANCGDVRTGRLLHSLVIRLGMVCFARVSNSVLAVYAKCGKLSSARRFFENMNERDIVTWNSMILAYCQKGENDEAYGLFYGMWKDGIQPCLVTWNILINSYNQLGQCDVAMGLMKEMEISRIIPDVFTWTSMISGLAQNGRRWQALCLFKEMLLAGIKPNGVTITSAVSACASLRVLNMGREIHSIALKKGIIDNVLVGNSLIDMYAKCGELEAARQVFDKIEERDVYTWNSMVAGYCQAGYCGKAYELFMKMRESDLKPNVITWNTMISGYIQNGDEDRAMDLFQRMEQDGKIRRNTASWNAFIAGYVQLGEIDKAFGVFRQMQSCSVSSNSVTILSILPGCANLVAAKKVKEIHGCVLRRNLEFVLSISNSLIDTYAKSGNILYSRIIFDGMSTRDIISWNSIIGGYVLHGCSDAALDLFNQMRKLGLKPNRGTFLSIILAHGIDDNKPISVGPWGGQGGSSWDDGVYFTVRQLVIAHGSGIDSIQIEYDNKGNSIWSKKHGGGGGSMTDKVKLDYPDEFLTSVHGYYGILHERGPILVRSLTFFSNRKAYGPYGIEQGTSFSMTRGKIVGFHGRCGCFLDAIGTHSKPFSKLNPSKTIVHAQSFVADGAEKVGYSLIQGSVGEKYDIVLAVRQRDAYGNPLPRQLSRQSSSSSDDSSDVETRSKVSFRTPEKVPSKLPEGVLSYGPWGGNGGAKFDDGTYTGIRQITLSRNVGIVWIKACYDRDGQAVWGSKHGGTGGFKTDRIIFDYPSEILTHITGTFGPLMYMGPNVIKSLTFHTNKGKHGPYGDEQGPSFTNKMNEGRIIGFHGREGLFLDAVGVYVMEGKVPPPRPSISQAIIQSERSIAEIDNSPWSNKLVLARRGPVEEVACGVVKEPAPCGPGPWGGEGGRPWDDGVFSGIKQIFVTKSEAICSIQIEYDRNGQSVWSVKHGGHGGTTTHRVKLDHPHEVLICISGYYGPINNEEKSKVVRSLTFYSSRGKYGPFGEEIGTYFTSTTTEGKVVGFHGRNSSYLDAIGVHMQHWLGNQRTSRMSLFKIFS; encoded by the exons atgGAGAATCTGATGATTCCTTGTACTTCGAAACCTCCTGTAATAATCCCAACAAAACATGAAAACTTGTCTGAATTTTCTCAAACCCCAACGAAACTCGCATTTTCTAACACCAAAAAGACCAACAACCCAAAAATCAGCGATTCCCATTTAAATTACCTGTCCAGAAACGGCCGCCTAACTGAAGCTATAACCGCTCTTGATTCCATTGCCCAAAGTGGGTCCCAGGTAAGAGCCAACACCTTCATTAATTTACTCCAAGCTTGCATTGATTTCGGTTCTCTTGAACTTGGTCGAAAACTCCATGCCCGAGTCCATCTAGTTAAAGAGAGTGACCCCTTCGTTGAAACGAAGCTTGTTAGCATGTATGCGAAATGCGGGTCTTTTGTCGATGCACGTAAAGTGTTTGATAAGATGAAGGAAAGGAACTTGTACGCGTGGTCTGCTATGATTGGTGCGTGCTCCAGAGAGTTGAGGTGGAAGGAAGTTGTagaacttttctttttgatgatggaAGATGGTGTTTTGCCTGACGAAATTTTGTTTCCGAAATTTTTGCAAGCTTGTGCTAACTGTGGGGATGTTAGGACGGGGAGATTGTTGCATTCTTTAGTAATTAGATTGGGGATGGTTTGTTTTGCGCGTGTTAGTAATTCGGTTTTAGCTGTATATGCAAAGTGTGGGAAATTGAGTTCAGCGAGGAGGTTTTTCGAGAACATGAATGAGAGGGATATAGTGACTTGGAATTCAATGATATTGGCGTATTGTCAGAAGGGTGAGAATGATGAAGCTTATGGATTGTTTTATGGGATGTGGAAAGATGGGATTCAACCGTGTTTAGTTACATGGAATATATTGATTAATAGTTATAATCAGTTAGGGCAATGTGATGTGGCAATGGGGTTGATGAAGGAGATGGAGATTTCTAGGATAATTCCTGATGTGTTTACTTGGACTTCTATGATCTCGGGGCTTGCTCAAAATGGTAGGAGGTGGCAGGCGTTGTGTTTGTTCAAGGAGATGCTACTGGCTGGGATCAAGCCTAACGGTGTTACTATCACAAGTGCAGTTTCTGCTTGTGCATCCTTGAGAGTATTAAATATGGGGCGGGAAATTCATTCTATCGCTCTTAAGAAGGGTATAATTGATAATGTACTTGTTGGTAACTCCCTTATTGACATGTATGCTAAGTGTGGGGAACTGGAAGCTGCAAGGCAAGTCTTTGATAAGATTGAAGAGAGAGATGTTTATACTTGGAACTCAATGGTTGCAGGATATTGCCAAGCTGGGTACTGTGGGAAGGCTTATGAACTCTTTATGAAAATGCGAGAATCAGATCTGAAACCTAATGTCATTACATGGAATACAATGATCTCAGGATACATACAAAATGGAGATGAGGATCGTGCCATGGATCTTTTTCAACGGATGGAACAGGATGGGAAGATTAGGAGAAATACAGCATCCTGGAATGCTTTTATTGCTGGTTATGTGCAACTTGGGGAAATAGACAAGGCATTTGGAGTTTTTCGACAAATGCAGTCTTGCTCTGTCAGTTCAAATTCAGTGACTATATTGAGTATCTTGCCTGGTTGTGCAAATTTAGTTGCTGCGAAAAAGGTAAAAGAGATCCATGGTTGTGTTTTGCGCCGGAATTTAGAGTTTGTACTCTCTATTTCAAATTCTCTAATTGACACTTATGCCAAATCAggtaatatattatattctagaatcatatttgatggaatgtcAACTCGAGATATAATTTCCTGGAACTCAATAATAGGAGGTTATGTTTTACATGGTTGTTCTGATGCTGCCCTCGATCTTTTCAATCAGATGAGAAAGTTGGGACTTAAACCTAATAGAGGTACCTTTCTAAGTATTATCCTTGCACATGGTATT GACGATAACAAACCGATATCAGTTGGGCCATGGGGAGGCCAAGGCGGGTCTTCTTGGGATGATGGAGTATACTTCACAGTAAGGCAACTGGTGATAGCTCATGGATCGGGCATTGACTCTATCCAGattgagtatgataataaagGGAACTCTATTTGGTCAAAGAAGCATGGGGGAGGTGGAGGATCTATGACAGATAAG GTCAAACTTGATTACCCAGATGAGTTTCTTACTTCAGTTCATGGATACTATGGTATCCTACATGAACGAGGACCAATTCTTGTTCGATCTCTCACTTTCTTTAGCAACAGGAAAGCATATGGACCCTATGGTATTGAACAAGGAACTAGTTTTTCAATGACCAGGGGCAAGATTGTTGGATTTCATGGCAGGTGTGGATGCTTTTTGGATGCAATCGGAACCCATTCAAAGCCTTTCTCAAAACTGAACCCCTCAAAGACTATCGTTCATGCCCAAAGTTTTGTTGCGGATGGGGCTGAGAAAGTTGGCTATTCATTGATTCAAGGAAGTGTTGGAGAGAAGTACGATATAGTTCTTGCTGTAAGACAGAGGGATGCATATGGGAATCCCCTGCCAAGGCAGCTCTCAAGGCAATCTTCTAGTAGCTCTGATGATTCAAGTGATGTAGAAACCAGAAGCAAG GTTTCATTTCGGACTCCTGAGAAAGTGCCTTCAAAACTACCAGAAGGTGTGCTATCTTATGGACCCTGGGGTGGCAATGGTGGAGCCAAGTTTGATGATGGAACCTACACCGGTATAAGGCAAATTACTTTATCACGCAACGTTGGAATTGTGTGGATAAAGGCTTGCTATGATCGTGATGGGCAAGCAGTATGGGGAAGCAAACATGGAGGGACTGGAGGATTCAAAACTGACAGG ATAATCTTTGATTATCCATCAGAAATTTTGACACACATCACAGGAACCTTCGGGCCTTTAATGTACATGGGGCCTAATGTGATCAAGTCACTTACATTCCACACCAACAAAGGAAAGCATGGGCCATATGGAGATGAACAAGGACCCTCTTTCACGAACAAAATGAATGAAGGCAGGATCATTGGATTCCATGGCAGAGAGGGTTTATTCCTGGATGCTGTTGGTGTATACGTAATGGAAGGGAAAGTACCACCTCCGAGGCCATCTATTTCCCAAGCAATCATCCAAAGTGAAAGGTCTATAGCTGAGATAGACAATTCTCCATGGTCTAACAAACTGGTACTAGCAAGGAGAGGACCAGTTGAAGAG GTTGCTTGTGGTGTGGTAAAAGAACCAGCACCGTGCGGACCTGGTCCCTGGGGAGGGGAGGGAGGGAGACCATGGGACGATGGAGTATTTTCAGGGATTAAGCAAATATTTGTCACCAAATCTGAAGCTATTTGCTCAATACAGATCGAGTATGATCGAAATGGACAATCTGTTTGGTCTGTAAAACATGGAGGTCATGGAGGAACCACCACACATCGG GTGAAATTGGATCACCCGCACGAGGTACTCATTTGCATATCTGGCTATTATGGCCCCATAAACAATGAAGAGAAGTCCAAAGTTGTCAGgtcattaacattttatagcaGCAGAGGCAAGTATGGTCCATTTGGTGAAGAGATAGGCACATATTTCACTTCAACCACAACAGAAGGGAAGGTGGTGGGATTCCATGGCAGGAACAGCTCTTACTTGGATGCTATCGGGGTCCACATGCAGCATTGGCTAGGAAATCAAAGAACCTCAAGGATGTCtctcttcaaaattttcagttgA